One Candidatus Nitronauta litoralis genomic window, TTGGCCCTATCCATTTGATAATTAATGGGATGGTATAGGGATTGCAGTTTAGCTTGGGAATACACAACAAGTAAGTTGAACCGATGGCCAGTTGGAAATCGAATCTCTGGAAACCTTTTGTTCAAAAGCAGTTTCAGTGTTTTTTTTCTCGTAATGAAGACGTGGTCCGGTGTCAAAATTTTGGTGAATTTGGGAATCATATAAAGGTTAAAGCATGAGAGTGGTCGGAAAATTTCAGGAAATTGCAATTGGCGCTGGCCTCATCATGGTTCTGGTGGTGATGGTTATCCCGATTCCTCCGTTTCTGCTCGACCTTCTATTATCATTCAGCCTTACGTTTGCACTGATTATTCTGCTGGTGTCGATTTTCATGCTGGCGCCTCTGGAGTTTTCAGTTTTCCCATCGCTTTTGCTGATGATCACCCTGCTTCGGCTGTCTTTGAACGTTGCTTCCACCCGAATTATCCTCCTCCATGGGAATGAAGGTTCACAGGCAGCCGGGCAGGTAATCCAGTCTTTCGGTTCGTTTGTTGTTGGCGGCAACTTCATTGTCGGCGCCATCATTTTCCTCATTCTGGTTCTGATCAATTTTATCGTTATCACCAAGGGTTCAGTGAGGACTTCTGAAGTAGCTGCCCGGTTTACTCTCGATGCAATCCCAGGAAAACAGATGAGTATTGATGCGGATCTTAACGCAGGGCTTATTTCTGAAGAGGACGCACGCAACCGGCGGCGGTCACTTGAGCGTGAAGCTGATTTTTATGGATCCATGGATGGTGCAATCCGGTTCGTACGTGGTGATGCCATCGCGGGGATTCTGATCACGTTGATCAACGTCATTGGTGGGTTTGCTATCGGTGTATTGCAGAATGACATGGGGGCGGCCGAAGCGGCAAAAGTCTATACCCTGCTCACCATCGGTGACGGTCTGGTCACTCAACTTCCGGCTTTGATAATCTCGACCGCCGCAGGCATCGTGGTCACCCGGGCCACGTCCGAAAAAAATCTTCCCAATGAATTGATTGACCAATTGATGAACCACCCGGCAGCTTTCAGTATTGCCTCCGGGGTTTTATTCCTGTTCGGTTTGGTTCCGGGCCTTCCTCATATCCCGTTTTTCATCCTGGCTGGTGCTGCAGGATTCCTTAGTTTCAGACAGATCAAAGGTAAGCAACTGCGTGAATTGATTGAAATGAGAAAAATGGAAGAGGAAGCCAAGGCTCCTATACCAGAAAAAGTGGAGTCCATTCTTCCGTTGGATATCATGGAGCTGGAGGTCGGTTACGAATTAATTCCTCTGGTCGATTCCGAACGAAATGGAGAACTGCTTGATCGTATTAAATCGGTGCGTCGGCAGTTTGCTCTGGAGATGGGTTTCATTGTGCCTCCCCTGCATATTCGCGATAACCTCCAGTTGAAGTCGAGTGAATACGCCATCCTTATTAAAGGGGTGGAAGTGGCACGTGGGTCGATTATGATGGGTCGGTTCATGGCGATGAGTTCCGGCGGAACCGAGAAAAATATCGATGGTATTCAAACCCAGGAGCCGACGTTTGGATTGCCCGCACTTTGGGTTACCGCAGCTACCAAGCAGGAGGCCCAGATGGCGGGTTATACCGTGGTGGACCCGGCAACGGTCATCACCACTCATATCAAGGAAACCATTAAGCGTAATGCGGAAGATTTACTGGGACGGCAGGAAACCCAGGCCCTCATTGACAAATTTAAAGAGACCAACCCAAAAGTTGTAGAAGAGCTGATTCCAAACGTGATGCCTCTAGGTAAAGTGCAGAAAGTTTTACAGAACCTTCTGCGTGAGCAGATTTCTGTTCGTGACCTGCGCACGATTCTCGAAACACTGGCGGATTACGGTGGCAAAGTCGAGGATCATGACATCCTGACTGAATACGTCCGTCAGGCCCTGGCCCGACCCATCACGAAACAGTATGTGTCAAAAGACGGGTCTATTTCTGTGCTGACCCTGGACAGGGAAGTGGAAGTGCTAATTGAAGGTGCAGTTCAAAAGTCTGATGTCAGCTCTTACCTGGCCCTTGAGCCAACTGTGGCTGAAAAAATTCTCATGAAAATCAAGGAAGGTGTGGAAGCGATCACACCTCTGGTTGAAACATCTCCAATTTTACTGGCATCGCCGATTGTTCGTTTATATCTCAGAAAATTGACTGAGAGGTTTATGCCCGATCTCGTCATCCTGTCTCACAACGAAATCATGCCGTCGGTGCCGATAAAAACACTAAGAGTGGTGACCCTGAATGCTGGTTAAAAAATTTCTCGCAGACAACTATGCAGAAGCTCTGGAAAGGGTAAAACAGGAGTTGGGTGAAGATGCTCTCATCCTATCCACCCGTTCAATTAAATTTCATCCCGAAGAAGAAGCCGGTGAAGTTTCCTCCTGTGTCGAAATCACGGCGGCTCTTGAACGTGAACCTGTGAAAGAACCCGAAAAAACCAGCAAACCTCTGGTGCAGGATCCGGATGGATCTTCCTTGAATATTCAGAGTAATGGTTGGGATCAGATTCAACCCCTGATTCAATCACTGATGACGAAAACGGATCGAGCCCGATCCGCCGGACTTAAACCAGGGCAGATGGATTTGTTTGGGCACCTCATCCGCCAGGGGGTGAATGAAGAGTATGCGGTTCGGTTATTTACTCTGCTCAACTCGAAACGAGGGCAGTCCGGAATTTTGGAAGATGAATCAGAGAAGACCACATTGGGACGTTTGATGAGGGGAATGCTGAAGTGTCCCGGGCCATTAGAACTGGAAAAAGGAAAACCCAAAATCGTGGCTTTGGTAGGCCCAACGGGTTCTGGAAAAACCACAACAGTGGCCAAACTCGCTGCCCATTTTGCACTGGCCCAGAATAAAAAAGTAGCCATAGTATCTCTCGATACATTCCGGGTAGGGGCGGTCGAACAACTGCAGGCTTATGGGGAGTTGATGGATGTGCCGGTGGAATCCGCCCAGGGGCGCCTCGATTTTAGAAAGACTGTCCAGAAACACAGCGACAAAGAGCTCATTCTGGTGGATACAACGGGTAAAAGTCATCGTGATACCGAATATGCTTTGGAACTTGCAGCTATTTTTCATTCTGCCGAGGGTGATGTGGAAACACATCTTGTAACCAATGTGACGGCCCAGGATGAGGTGATCAATTACACAGTCTCCCAGTTTTCAATTTTAAAGCCCGATCGAGTTCTGTTCACCAAAATTGACGAAGGGGTTACTTTTGGGCATCTGTTTAATTTTGCCGTGAGGCACCGGCTTCCTTTTTCCTATTTTACAGCGGGGCAACGGGTACCGGAGGACATAGAGACAGCTTCAAAAGGACGGGTAATTCGTTTGATTTTTGATTAATTTACCTTTAAAGTGGAAGAGTTAAAGTGGCGAAATCTATAGCTTTATCACAGAATAATGGCCGTCAGGCCAGTACTTTGAGGCGGGTGATGTCCCTTCAAAACAACCCTGGATCTCCTAAAGTTATTGCGGTCAGCAGTGGCAAAGGGGGTGTGGGTAAAACGAATCTCGTGGCCAACCTGGCTTATGCTCTTTCCAAAAAGGGAAAGAAGGTGCTGGTGTTTGATGCCGATGTCGGTTTGAATAACATCGATATTCTGTTGGGGTTGGCTCCTGAGTATCGCATTGGTGATGTTCTGTCGGGCAAACGTGAATTGGAAGAGGTATTGGTTGAGGGCCCCGAAGGGATTCAGGTGTTGCCAGCGAGTAACGGCTGGCAGGAACTGACTTCACTCGATAATGCACAGAAGATGATGCTGATGGAGGAGCTCGACCGGTTGAGTGTCGATTTCGATTTTCTCCTTTTTGATACAGGAGCAGGTATTTCCTCTAACGTGACTTATTTTTGCAGCGCGGCACACGAAACGCTGCTGGTGGCCACAACCGAACCGACGTCCCATACCGATGTGTATGCATTAATGAAGGTGTTGTATCAAAAACACCAGCAAAAACATTTCCGGTTGGTGGTCAACTCGGTTAAATCAGAAAAAGAGGCCCTGGATGTTTACCGTCTGCTCTCTGCCGTGGCAGACCGGTATCTCACGCATGTTACCTTGGAGTATTTTGGTTACGTTGTTCAAGACCCAAATGTGCCAAAAGCTGTGAGAAGGCAACAGGCGTTTCTTGAGCTTTACCCTTACGCTAAGGCGAGCCTTTGTATCAATGACCTGAGTGACAAGATTATTGAAGAACAATCCATAATTCCTGAAAATGGTGATCGGGTATTTATGTGGAAATCGGTGTTTCAAACGCAATGACAAACGAACAGTTGACTAAAATCTCCGTTTGTTTTGGTACGTTGGCATTTACCATTATGACGCTTGGAAGTTGGGCGATGGGAGCTCGCGTTCTGGTGGCTCTGATTCGGGGGATTGAAGCTTTGGCTTTGTTTGGTTTGCTGGCGTTTTGCGTGGGAAAAATATTGCAAAGGAATGTGGATTTTTCATCTGCAAATACGACTGAAGAAGATGAGGCCAAAGGGGCCCATCTGGATGAAACGGCTTAGAGGCTTAGGTTCCTATGGCGCAAAAATCGGGTGCAACTCAGGAGATCGAAATCTCGAAAGGTAATACTGACGAGATTGTTCGTGAGTATGCGCCAATGATTAAATATGTTGCGAACCGGATCGCATTGCGTCTACCCCCGCATATTGAAGTGGATGACCTTATCAGTGTTGGTGTGCTGGGGCTGATTGATGCTATTGAAAAATACGATCCCAGCCGTGGCGCGAAATTTAAAACTTATGCTGAGTTTCGTGTTCGAGGGTCGATTCTCGATGAGTTAAGATCTCTCGACTGGGTCCCTCGTTCTGTCAGGCAAAAAGCATCGGAAGTCGATCAGGCGTCACGGAGATTGCAGGGGCAACTGGGGCGTCCGCCGGAAGACGAAGAGCTTGCTGAAGAGCTGGGTGTAAGTCTGGATGATTTTTTTACCACGCTCAACGATACACGCAGTATGCCAATGCTAAGCCTCGACGATCTGGGAATTGCGAAAGACTCCGGGGAGCAGCAGAGCCTTCTGGATTGTCTGGCGGGAAAAAGCGATGCTGATCCCCACATGCAGCTTCGTCTTACTGAGCTTAAGCAAATCATTGCCAAAGCTATCGATACACTCCCCGAAAAAGAGCGCCTCATGATTTCGCTTTATTATTATGAGGAACTGACTATGAAAGAAATCGGGGAAGTTTTGAGCATAACAGAATCCCGCGTGTCGCAGATCCACTCCAAGGCGGTATTCCGCCTGCGCACCAAATTGCGCGTCCTCATTGCAGAAGAAGGCTGAGCGCATTTAGTCTTCGTTATCCCAACCTAAAAAGAATCTCCGGTATTTCCGAATAACCATCTCAGGTCAATAAACCGACCCCCTGGGTTCACCCTCCGGACGTGATTTCCATCTTCGATGAATCCACATCCATGGCTCTGGCTGTTGCCGAATAACCCACTCCAGATGCTGCAGGCAGCTTTGGGTCCAGGCCACCACATCGTTGTCCTTGTCACCTGTTTTCTTTAACCGCAACTCCGGACCGTATACGATTCGGTATTTACCTTTGCCTGTAGGAAAGCAAAACATGGGGAGGATTGGAGTTCCATGTTTATAGCTCAGCAGAGGTAAGGCGCGAGCTGTAGAGGCGGGTTTGCTGAAGAAATCAACAAAAGTGCCCCAGTCTCCGGCATTTTGATCCATCATCACCGCAAGGCATTCATTGTTTTTCAGGGCTCGAACCAGTTTGATTGGGTTCTCATCGCGATAAAGGATTCGATTCCCTGAAATGGTTCGCAACCGCAATACAAACTTTTCCAGCCATGGATTATCCAGTTTCCGCGCTATGGATACCAGATTCCCAATTCCTCGAAGACCGTGATAAACGCCCATGATTTCCCAATTTCCATAGTGGGCTGTTAAAAAGAGGACTCCCTTTCCCCGGTCCACACATTCCTGAACAACGTCGAGCCCTTCCGGCTCTCCTTCTATCAATTGTTTGGTGCGATATTCCGGATCGTGACTCATCCAAAGGAACTGGATTAATGAGACACAATGCTGGATCAGGCATTGCTTGAATATTTTATTTTTTTCAAAGGGAGTTTTTTCTTTGCCAAAAGCAATGTCAAGGTTGATGCGTGCTATTTTTTTTCGTTTCCCTGCCAGACGGTAAAGAAGCAGGCCGAGATATTTTCCAAAACTATAGACAGTATCTGCGGAGAACGGTTTGACCAGAAAACGAGCCAGCAGGAAGACGCCATATTCAAAAAGGTAACGTAACGGTTTCAAGAGTTCCTTAATGATGAGATGTGAATCGTGATGTGTCGCCTTTGTCTTGATATTCGGGAAAGTTCAATCAACTTTCGGCAATGGCGTGTGCGACCGCATAGATGCGGTCGTGGGAAATTGAAATGTGGATGTGTTTAATATTTTTCGAATCCGCCAAATCTTTACTTTTTCCGGTCAGTTTTAATTCAGGTTTGCCACTTTCAAGGCTAAGAACTTCCATGTCTTTCCATCGAATGCCTTCGGCCATGCCCGTGCCAAGGGATTTCATTACCGCTTCTTTCGCAGCAAACCGGCCTGCAAAATGAGGGAAAGGGTTTGAGCGTGCCCGGCAATAAGCTATTTCATCGGCAGTGAAGATGCGTTCTTCAAATTTACCTGAAAAACGACCAATAGAACTTTTGATCCGTTTGATTTCGATGATGTCCAGGCCGGTTCCAAAAATCATGACTAATTAATTAAAGATTCCTGAATAAGGTTATTACTTTTCATTCAACGTAAAGGCAGGAAGCCCTTGAACGATTTGGGAAAAAATTACTCTCAACATGACAATAAAACAAATGATGACCTGCAGAAAATATTATAGGACAGTTGGAACGGCTTGATAAGGGTAAATGATACCAAAGTTGGGTCAAGCCACTATGGATTGTATTGAGGCAGGTGAAATGGCTCCCTCTCTGATAATCCGGAGAGGTGAGGCATCAGCATCAACTACTGTTGATGGGGCAGTAGCCGTGGACGGTCCACCGTCAATAATGAATTCCAGTTGATCGGCCAGGGTTTTTGGAATCTCCTCAACTTTCGAAGGATTGTTGCCTTCAGATAAGTTTGCACTTGTAGCGGTGAGGGGGTGGCCAATTTTTTCAAGCAATTTTCGGGTGAGTTTTGAGCCAGGAAGCCTCACCCCAATTTTATATGTGCCTGCTGTTAGGGCATCGGGAAGGCTGTCACGCGCTGAAAACAAAACAGTGAGAGGGCCGGGCCAGAAGTTTTTAATCAGGTTCCTGGCTTGTTCGCTGATATTTGAGGTGAAAAGATCCAGTTGGTATTCATCATGGATCAGGACAAGGATGGGGTTCGTTGGAGGACGTCGCTTCAGATGAAAGAGTTTTTCCACTGCCTCGGAATTAAATGGATCAGCGCCGAGTCCGTAAAAGGTGTCGGTGGGAAACCCAATAACGCCCCCCTGAGACAAGGATTTTTTTATAGCATCCAGAGAAGGTTGGCAGGCTTCAAAGCTTTGGTAATCGAGTGCCGGAACGACAGGCATTTATTTATCCTGAAGGTTATTAGTCGAAGGAATGATTGGTGAATTCCTCGAGTTATAACAAGAACTTTTGATCAGTTCAAGTTAAGCGTTGAGAGCGGAGGCGGTCTCGACAACCACTCGAAACCCGATGAAAGATGTGCGATAGGTAGATAGGAATGCCAGACGACGCCAGCGGGCAACCTGTTGAAATTGAGTGAGATGCCCACCACCTCTTGCGAGTTTGTAATCCAGGTCGGGTGATCGGCCTGCCGGGGGAGGGCCATCCAGAACCCATTCATAAACATTTCCAAACAGATCCAACGCACCTCCGGTTCTGGTGTGCTCAGGAAAATTATCCACCGCTGTGGTTGAGCCGATCCGGGATTCTGCCAGATTGCAGTGTTGTAATCCTTCCTCAAAACCCCAGGGAACATCCTTTTCATTCTCGCCAAAATTACTGGCAAGGTACTCCCACTCAGTTTCGGTTGGCAGGCGCACGATAAATCCGAGTTGTTCACTTTTCCATTGGCAAAAAGCATGGGCATCATTCCAGGTCACCAGAGTGACAGGATGATTGTACTTATCTTTGATGGAGTCTGTTTGACCATCCGGGCTCCACCAGGAAGCATTGTTCATTGTCTCCAGTGTGGGGGTGGAGGAGGAGACCCTGTTAGGATTGCCATTGTCTGGGAGTCCGGAAAAATAAACAATGCCTCCATGCCCCGTTTCGGCTTCTGTCTGGTACCCGGTATTAAGAACAAAACGCATAAATTCAACATTGGTGATCGGGTAGCGGCTCACCTGCAATTGATGTTCGATGCGTGTTCTTTTTTCAGGGAGTGCATCCCTTTTATTACCTGCGCCCATCAAAAATTCACCGGGTTCGATGGATACCCACTGATTCCAGCGTATACACCATTCATCCAGAAATCGGGGTTGAACTTCGGGGGTTCTATCGCCGCGCATCCTGGAAAGTCGGTGAAGCAGGTGATCCCATTCATCAAGAGCCCGATCTTCGGAAAATCCTTCGTCATTTGAAATTGTGGGCTCAGCAGCTTGAGCAGATTCGAGTTGAATACCCCCAAGAGCCTGTTCTCGAAGATAGGTGTCGGATAATTCTTCCAGTGCCTGCCCAATTTCCTGCAATCGCATATGGTGACGATTCATGTTTTCGAGAAAAGTTTTCAAGTTTGTGCGCTCACTTTTATGCAGATCCTCCCGGGATTCTCGAAGTTGAAGGTTTTGATCGTGATAATGCTCTACCTGGGTTTTTAAGTTTTCTTCAAGAGTTTCTATAAGTTTCTGGTGTTGCCTGATTCTTTGTTTCAGCGTTTGTCCCATTGAAGCCTGGGTGGACTGGGCGGATTCAGCCTCTTCTTCAAGATGATTTTTAATCCTGGTTGCATCTGTTTTGATACTTTCCATCTGTTTTTGAAAGTTTTCAAAATCGTCTTTTTGCAGAGTCATCCTATGCTCAAAGGTGGTTTTCATTTCAGCCAAAAATTCGCGAGCTTCCGTCTGTAACGTATCCTGCTCCAGTTTGGAAGAAAGTAAATTTTCCAGTTCGGTCTGAATCATTTCCTCCTGCTTTACCCATTCATTTCGTGCATGGCGATTGGCCTCCTGGTATTCCTTGAATAACTCCTGAAGGTCCAGTTCTCTTTGCCGGAGACTGGCTTCTCTTTCACTGAGCCGTTCTTCTTTTTCTATTTGATTCACCTCAAGGGATAGGCGGAGATCTTCGTAATCTTCATGAAGCCGGGCCAGTTCCTGTGTTTCCCTCTCGATCACGCCTTCCTCTCTCAAGTTCAATTGCTTAATGCTTCCCTGTAGGGTTTCCCTTTCTTTTTGAACTTGAGCAAACAACTCCTTTCGTTCCTTATCAAGTCCTAATTGCCGGTACTCCAGAAGTTCTTCCTCTTGCCTTTTTTTGACCTCAAAATTTTTGACCATGCTGTTCAGGCTTCGAAGCAATTTTTCCTGTTCCTGAACAAGGCTTTCAAACTCTGCCCTTGTGTAAAGGGTTCCTTCGTCAGAGATGGCGGAATCCAGCCATTTCGTTTTCTCTTTGTTCAATAAAGTCGAAAGCCTTGTTATGTGATCCAGCCCTTTCTTAAGGGCTCCTTCTTTTTGTTCGAGTTCTTTTTGGCGTTTTTTCAGGAATTCTTCTGTGCGACTTTGAATTTCCCCACTAAGAGCCTGTTTTTTGATCATGATTTGCTGGCGTTCTTCCTCCAGTTTTATACTCCTTTCGGCTCCTTCATTGGCTTGAAGCTGAAAGTGGAGCAACTGACGCTTGAAATCCTGTTGCAACTCCTGAAGGTTCTTCCTGAAGTCCTGTTCCTGCTGCTTGCGTCGCACAGACTCTGACTGATTGATTTCAATTAACCTCTGGTCCCAGGCTTGAATCCGTTCAAGGTGAGCTTCAGCTGTTTTTTTAAGGTAAAGTTCTCTTTGGCGAACTCTTTTACGCTCCCTTTTTTTTAGTTGAATAAATTCGATTTCCTGTTTCTTTAGTTTTTTAATCAGGAAAGCAAACTCCTTCTGATTAGTCTCCAGAGTGCTGAATTGTGCTTCGAGCACTTGATCTAACTGTGTCCTTTCATCAATATCTTCTTTAAGTTTATTTTCCTGGTTGCTCTGGCTGGCCATTTGTTGGTTTTGCAATTGGGCCAATTCCTTTTTCAGGCGATAAATTTCTTCTTCGTATTTGGATTGCTGGAGATCAAAAGAGTTCTTTAAATCTTCCAGTTGTTCTTTATGAGATTTTCGAAAAGTGAATGCATTGGTTTCAATTTCGGATTGTTGTGCAATTAGAGAATCTTCTTTTTCTTTTAATGCCTCCAGGCGTTTTTCCTCTTCTTGACTTTGCTCGTTCAACAATTGAACTTTGGTCTGGATTTCTTCATGCAATGTTTCCGGCAGGCGGAAAGCGAGTTCGGACGGTTTAAACTTGTGCCTCTTTAACTGGATGAAAGAAAACCCATCCCCCACCAGAATTCCAGCCGGGTTTGAGTTTTTATCAAACATTTCCAGAAGATTTTTATTGAGTACTTCCCGAGTGGCTTCAATTTTAACAGCCATTGAAGCAACAGGCTGGGAGAGTTGTTCTTTATAAAATTCTTTGATGATTTTTTGGGTGGAAAATCCCTGGGGTGATTTCAGGTCCTGAGTTGTGGGAGTAAGATGTCTTAAAACCTTAAGCAGGCGGTGACCTTCAGGATCATGTAATGGATATCGATCGACCAGGTGGTCAATGGTCTGAAGGCTGAACAGTGAATTAGACATCAAATCGGTCTCTGGTTTTAAAGAAGAACCTGAAGTTAATGTGCCGATGCTGATTGAGGAAAATTTAGATCTATTTTATCATAACGGCTTAAAATTAAATCAGTTAAGAGGTTTGTTGGACCTTCCGTGTTTGATCTCAGGAATCAACATAATTGTAGCCAAAACCATCATTCCGCATGAAAGCAAGCCAATATTTACAGGGCCAATCTGATGGACCGCCCAAAATCCGATCATAGGCCCAAAGGTGCCCCGAATCCCGGTCAGGCTTACATGGACCGACATGTACGCCGCGACTTTTCCAGGAGGAGCAAACTTGGTGACCCAAAGTGCCCAGGCCACGCTTCCCCCTCCAAATGCTATTCCAATCAAGGCGGAACCCAAAGCAATGATGCCAGTATCTTTTGTGAAAAAGAACAAGGCAATGCCACAGCCGAATGTCAGATTCAACATCATGCGTAGCAAAATGAAATTGACCCGGTCGAACATGCGGGCGAGAAATGGGATCGACAGCGCCCGCATTCCGTCAGGAATGATTGTTATGAGCAGGGTCACCAACAGGGCGGACCCCTCTATGCCATACTCCGGGTTTGTGACATAGTCCACTCTCAGAGGAAGGACCCAGAGGTTGGCAAACCCCATGATGAACCAGGTGAGGAGGACATACCCAAATAACCGGTCTTCAAAAATATATTTAAAATTTCCCAGAGGATTAGAAGAAGCTTGCGATTCGATGGGTTTCGAGGGCATGGAGTAAATGGCCCAGGCTTTACCAAGTCCTGCGATTCCCAGAATGCCCATGACCCATCGAAAAGTTTCAATATCCTGGTCCATAAACCTGGAAGCAAGAAATCCAAAGATTACACTGAACCCAACCGTCATGACCATTGGCAGGGAAAAGTAAGCGCCTCGCTTGTCGTCCGGATAATTATCGTTATAGATCGAAGTGATAAACGGAGTGAGAAGGTGCAGGCAGATAAAACCCAATGCTGTCCAGGTTGTAAAAGAAGCGAGAGAATTGGAAAAAGATGACAGGAACAGAAACATCCCGCACAGAGCTGCAGGGATGGCTCCACAAAGGGATTTTCTCCAACCCGTGCGAGCCAGGTAATGCAACCCGAAAACTGACAGGAACATTCCGAGAAAGGGGGCTGCTCCGATAATTGCTTTGATATTATCGCTCGCCTGGAAATAACGTATGGCGATGAACAGGACGAAGGTTTGTGTGCCGGTGGTGAGGATTCCGCGCAATGAGCCGCGTAACAGGTCTAGCCGGTAAGTTTTTTCCGTGATCTGATGGCTGGTGAGCGGCTGGTTTTTAAACCGCATGCCGGTTCCTGTAGAAAAACCAGTTTGCTTTTTGCCAGGTCAGTTCAGTTTGCCACGACACTTTGCAATGTAAACCCGATTGGTTTGGGAATAGGGCTGGATTTCCAGGGCTTTTTGAAAGCTTAGAATGGCTTCCTGAAAGCGTCCGGTTTGATACTGACACAAACCGAGCCCGTTCCAGGCGCCAAAATGATAGGGATTGAGGTCGAGTGTTATTTCGCATTCTTCTATTGAAAGCGCGTAGTTCCCGTTGAGAAAAAGAACTGTCGCCAGTTTATTGTGGGCTTCAGGGAAATCTGGAAAATCAGAGGCCAGAAGAGAAAATAATTCTTCCGCGTCGTCCAATTGATCTTCGTTTAAAAGCTGAATTCCCATTTGAAGTCTGGAAGTCGCTTCATCACCAGCCTCTTCATGCCATCGGAGCCAAAGCGCTGCAGTCGCTCTTTTTCGCACTGAAGGGTCGGGCTCTTTTAAATCATCCAGTAACTTTTGAAGATCGTTCATCAGAATCCATATGGGAAAGATATTGGCATCTTCACATTCCAGTTGCAATCATTACCATGTACCATTGGATTTAAGGCCAGTTCTGTATAGTATATCAGGGGTGAGGGTAATAAACATCCATTGGAAAGTTTTGCTTTTCTGAAAAAGAAAAAATTGATGAACAATTTGCAGGCGGAAATCTTGACGATTGGTAATGAAGTGATCAGTGGTTTGATCCAGGATACCAATGCCAGAAAACTGGCTTCCCGGCTAAACGAGATCGGAGTCTGGGTGTCCCGTTTCACATCGATTGGAGATGACCGGGCAGCCATACTGGAGGAGATTAAAAGAATCCTCTCACGATCAGACATTTTGATTATTACGGGAGGTCTGGGGG contains:
- the flhA gene encoding flagellar biosynthesis protein FlhA, with translation MRVVGKFQEIAIGAGLIMVLVVMVIPIPPFLLDLLLSFSLTFALIILLVSIFMLAPLEFSVFPSLLLMITLLRLSLNVASTRIILLHGNEGSQAAGQVIQSFGSFVVGGNFIVGAIIFLILVLINFIVITKGSVRTSEVAARFTLDAIPGKQMSIDADLNAGLISEEDARNRRRSLEREADFYGSMDGAIRFVRGDAIAGILITLINVIGGFAIGVLQNDMGAAEAAKVYTLLTIGDGLVTQLPALIISTAAGIVVTRATSEKNLPNELIDQLMNHPAAFSIASGVLFLFGLVPGLPHIPFFILAGAAGFLSFRQIKGKQLRELIEMRKMEEEAKAPIPEKVESILPLDIMELEVGYELIPLVDSERNGELLDRIKSVRRQFALEMGFIVPPLHIRDNLQLKSSEYAILIKGVEVARGSIMMGRFMAMSSGGTEKNIDGIQTQEPTFGLPALWVTAATKQEAQMAGYTVVDPATVITTHIKETIKRNAEDLLGRQETQALIDKFKETNPKVVEELIPNVMPLGKVQKVLQNLLREQISVRDLRTILETLADYGGKVEDHDILTEYVRQALARPITKQYVSKDGSISVLTLDREVEVLIEGAVQKSDVSSYLALEPTVAEKILMKIKEGVEAITPLVETSPILLASPIVRLYLRKLTERFMPDLVILSHNEIMPSVPIKTLRVVTLNAG
- the flhF gene encoding flagellar biosynthesis protein FlhF, which codes for MLVKKFLADNYAEALERVKQELGEDALILSTRSIKFHPEEEAGEVSSCVEITAALEREPVKEPEKTSKPLVQDPDGSSLNIQSNGWDQIQPLIQSLMTKTDRARSAGLKPGQMDLFGHLIRQGVNEEYAVRLFTLLNSKRGQSGILEDESEKTTLGRLMRGMLKCPGPLELEKGKPKIVALVGPTGSGKTTTVAKLAAHFALAQNKKVAIVSLDTFRVGAVEQLQAYGELMDVPVESAQGRLDFRKTVQKHSDKELILVDTTGKSHRDTEYALELAAIFHSAEGDVETHLVTNVTAQDEVINYTVSQFSILKPDRVLFTKIDEGVTFGHLFNFAVRHRLPFSYFTAGQRVPEDIETASKGRVIRLIFD
- a CDS encoding MinD/ParA family protein, whose translation is MSLQNNPGSPKVIAVSSGKGGVGKTNLVANLAYALSKKGKKVLVFDADVGLNNIDILLGLAPEYRIGDVLSGKRELEEVLVEGPEGIQVLPASNGWQELTSLDNAQKMMLMEELDRLSVDFDFLLFDTGAGISSNVTYFCSAAHETLLVATTEPTSHTDVYALMKVLYQKHQQKHFRLVVNSVKSEKEALDVYRLLSAVADRYLTHVTLEYFGYVVQDPNVPKAVRRQQAFLELYPYAKASLCINDLSDKIIEEQSIIPENGDRVFMWKSVFQTQ
- a CDS encoding FliA/WhiG family RNA polymerase sigma factor translates to MAQKSGATQEIEISKGNTDEIVREYAPMIKYVANRIALRLPPHIEVDDLISVGVLGLIDAIEKYDPSRGAKFKTYAEFRVRGSILDELRSLDWVPRSVRQKASEVDQASRRLQGQLGRPPEDEELAEELGVSLDDFFTTLNDTRSMPMLSLDDLGIAKDSGEQQSLLDCLAGKSDADPHMQLRLTELKQIIAKAIDTLPEKERLMISLYYYEELTMKEIGEVLSITESRVSQIHSKAVFRLRTKLRVLIAEEG
- a CDS encoding lysophospholipid acyltransferase family protein, which translates into the protein MKPLRYLFEYGVFLLARFLVKPFSADTVYSFGKYLGLLLYRLAGKRKKIARINLDIAFGKEKTPFEKNKIFKQCLIQHCVSLIQFLWMSHDPEYRTKQLIEGEPEGLDVVQECVDRGKGVLFLTAHYGNWEIMGVYHGLRGIGNLVSIARKLDNPWLEKFVLRLRTISGNRILYRDENPIKLVRALKNNECLAVMMDQNAGDWGTFVDFFSKPASTARALPLLSYKHGTPILPMFCFPTGKGKYRIVYGPELRLKKTGDKDNDVVAWTQSCLQHLEWVIRQQPEPWMWIHRRWKSRPEGEPRGSVY
- a CDS encoding holo-ACP synthase; amino-acid sequence: MIFGTGLDIIEIKRIKSSIGRFSGKFEERIFTADEIAYCRARSNPFPHFAGRFAAKEAVMKSLGTGMAEGIRWKDMEVLSLESGKPELKLTGKSKDLADSKNIKHIHISISHDRIYAVAHAIAES
- a CDS encoding threonylcarbamoyl-AMP synthase, which encodes MPVVPALDYQSFEACQPSLDAIKKSLSQGGVIGFPTDTFYGLGADPFNSEAVEKLFHLKRRPPTNPILVLIHDEYQLDLFTSNISEQARNLIKNFWPGPLTVLFSARDSLPDALTAGTYKIGVRLPGSKLTRKLLEKIGHPLTATSANLSEGNNPSKVEEIPKTLADQLEFIIDGGPSTATAPSTVVDADASPLRIIREGAISPASIQSIVA